From the genome of Treponema denticola:
CGCAAAAACATGGGCGGAAAACTTTACAGCTTAAACTACGGCAAGGTTTTGGGAGCAGCCCTCGACCCAATCGAAAAAAAGCCCCTATACAGGTTTTATCCTTCTACTTATATCTTCTCGGTAGGAACCTTCGGCTGTAACTTTGACTGCCTATTTTGTCAAAACCATTTCCTTGTTCATTCCGTTCCAATAGAAGAAAAAACAGAAAAGAAACCTAACAATTATCGGGATGAGGTCAGCCCTGAGGAGCTGATTGGGGCTGTTTTAAAAACGCCCTCTATCGGCATAGCTTTTACTTATAACGAGCCCACGATTTGGTATGAGTATATAAAGGATGTCCTCCCGCTTGCAAAAGAAAAAGATTTAAAAACAGTGCTTGTAACAAACGGCTTTATCGAAGAAGAACCCTTACATAAAATTCTTCCGATGGTTGACGCTATGAATATCGATCTAAAGTCATTTTCTCCGCAGTTTTATACCAAGGTCTGTAAGGGAAAAATAGAACCTGTAATAAACACTATAAAAAAAGCTGCCCCACAAATTCATGTTGAAGTTACCTGCTTGGTTATAGAAGGATATAACAGCGGCGACGATGAAATAGACGCCCTCTCCCAAATGCTTTCAAAAATAAGACCCGACATACCTCTTCATATCTCGGCCTTCTACCCTGCCTACAAGATAAGGGATAAGCCCCCCACAAGGCCTGAAACAATCAGGCACCTATGTAAGACAGCCCAAAGAAATTTAAAATATGTTTATCCGGGGAATATTTAAGATTCTCTAAATTTTTTCTATCCAGCCCCTTTCAGCACCTATCGAGGTATTGGAACCGTGCCCGGGATAAACAGTAGTGTCATCCGGCAAATTTAAAAGAGATTTTAGTGAAGCCTTCATCTTCTGATCGTCTCCGCCCAAAAGGTCTGTTCTCCCATGGGAGCGGTAAAAAAGGGTATCTCCCGAAAAGAGTACTTTTGCTTCCTCATTCCAAAAGCAAACCGAGCCTTCTGTATGCCCGGGAGTATATAAAACCTTAAAACCGTTTACAATATCTCCGTCTTTTAACAAGGCAGTAGGCTCCGGAAAATCGTATTTTAAAGCTTTTATATATCTTTCTGCACGGATTTGGCTAAAACATGCAATATGCTTTTCTTTTCCGTTTTTGCCCAGATATCCTGCATCTGCATGATGAATCCACAAAGAAGAACCGGGATATTTCAACATAAGTTCTGGCACACCGCCCACATGGTCAAAATGTCCGTGGGTAAGCATAATCTCGAGTCTTTCGGCATTTTTATTTTTTAGGTATTCCATCAATTCCTCATCCGTGCCGCCCGGATCAACGAGGAGAATCGTTTTTTTATCCAAGGGAAGAGCCCAAGTCTTTACAAAAAGCGGGCCGGTATAAATCTCCGTAATTTCCATACCTTTTTTATACGGCAATTCGGCAAAAATGTCAATTGCGATGATAAGAAGAAGGGAGGCCTATTTCTTTGCGGTACTTATTTACAGTTCTTACGGCGATATCGATTCCGCGTTCTTTTAAGATTTGCGAAATACGGGCATCGGTTTTTTTTTCGGTATCCGATT
Proteins encoded in this window:
- a CDS encoding MBL fold metallo-hydrolase; this translates as MEITEIYTGPLFVKTWALPLDKKTILLVDPGGTDEELMEYLKNKNAERLEIMLTHGHFDHVGGVPELMLKYPGSSLWIHHADAGYLGKNGKEKHIACFSQIRAERYIKALKYDFPEPTALLKDGDIVNGFKVLYTPGHTEGSVCFWNEEAKVLFSGDTLFYRSHGRTDLLGGDDQKMKASLKSLLNLPDDTTVYPGHGSNTSIGAERGWIEKI
- the amrS gene encoding AmmeMemoRadiSam system radical SAM enzyme, which encodes MKEAEFWKKESSFLENEDDKIRCLLCPHRCLIKEGQSSRCLSRKNMGGKLYSLNYGKVLGAALDPIEKKPLYRFYPSTYIFSVGTFGCNFDCLFCQNHFLVHSVPIEEKTEKKPNNYRDEVSPEELIGAVLKTPSIGIAFTYNEPTIWYEYIKDVLPLAKEKDLKTVLVTNGFIEEEPLHKILPMVDAMNIDLKSFSPQFYTKVCKGKIEPVINTIKKAAPQIHVEVTCLVIEGYNSGDDEIDALSQMLSKIRPDIPLHISAFYPAYKIRDKPPTRPETIRHLCKTAQRNLKYVYPGNI